The Dendropsophus ebraccatus isolate aDenEbr1 chromosome 3, aDenEbr1.pat, whole genome shotgun sequence genome includes a region encoding these proteins:
- the LOC138786681 gene encoding oocyte zinc finger protein XlCOF22-like: MWTASGLLVCYSQLSHQNGRSDFPHLLLPSGHILQLSGSSKRTAPERCPRPLLPQDQDQLRNQTEDLNYISATDIRVKEEEEEEETDDSSDEQYKEDISTGDCTRGSEGNLIYSGYKAEDPITQETYEEPSITSDLPSAHWNKDLSPDLFNTILFSDLTQFIKLSKEKPFSCSECGKRFASKITVARHEKSHTMPKPFSCSECGKGFTRKSHLATHERIHTGEKPYSCPECGKCFTCKSKLTTHLRVHTGEKPFSCSECGKCFSQKSSLNEHQRHHTGEKPFSCSECDKCFTFKSKLTKHERTHRGKKPFSC; this comes from the exons ATGTGGACGGCATCAGGTCTCTTAGTCTGCTATAGCCAGCTGTCTCATCAAAATGGCCGCTCAGACTTCCCTCATCTGCTGCTTCCCTCAGGTCACATCCTCCAACTGTCAG gatccagtaagagaacagcaccagagagatgtccccgtcctcttctcccacaggatcaggatcag CTCAGAAATCAGACTGAAGATCTGAATTATATCAGTGCTACAGACATAAGGgtaaaagaagaggaagaagaagaggagacagatgacagcagtgatgagcagtataaggaggacatcagtACAG GTGACTGTACCCGGGGATCAGAGGGAAATCTGATATATTCAGGTTATAAAGCAGAGGATCCTATCACACAGGAAACATATGAAGAACCTTCCATTACCTCAGATCTACCTTCAGCTCATTGGAACAAAGATCTGTCACCTGATCTTTTTAATACCATCTTATTTTCTGATTTAACACAGTTTATTAAGCTAAGTaaggagaagccgttttcatgttcagaatgtgggaaacgttttGCTAGCAAAATAACTGTCGCTAGACATGAAAAAAGTCACACAATGccaaagccattttcatgttcagaatgtggaaaaggtTTTACTCGGAAATCACATCTCGCCacacatgaaagaattcacacaggggagaagccatattcatgtccagaatgtgggaaatgttttacttgtaAATCAAAGCTCACTACACATTTAAGagttcatacaggagagaagccattttcatgctcagaatgtgggaaatgtttttctcagAAATCAAGTTTAAATGAACATCAAAgacatcacacaggagagaagccgttttcatgttcagaatgtgacaaATGTTTTACTTTTAAATCCAAGCTCACtaaacatgaaagaactcataggggaaagaagccattttcatgttaa
- the LOC138786683 gene encoding oocyte zinc finger protein XlCOF7.1-like, whose translation MERDRDKMADRIITLTLHILFLLTGEDYTVVKKSSSGRCGAPGGEGWGRTLSPIPGPLIHEEMEEEKILEVTNKMVELLSGEVPIRCQDVAVYFSMEEWEYVEGHKDQYKDVMLEDQQPLPSAVRSSKRTAPERCPRPLLPQDQDQITNQDEKINYTDCKNTIVNKEEETDVSSDEQYKEDITTGKDLNSINTTDIKVKEEETGDGSYEHYKRDISAGKNLNSITDTDIKKEETDDSSDEQYKEEITTGKDLNYINATNKIIKEEEEEEETDDSSDEQYKEDITTGNRPGDCTRRSEGNLIYSGYKAENPITQDTYEEHSITPDLPSAPHSIDLSPDPYIPVPSTDSSQITKQHKEKTFSCPECGKCFTQKSDFVEHQRIHTGKGKFSCSECGKLCTRKSNLVNHQRIHTGEKPFSCSECETIF comes from the exons atggagagagacagagacaagatggccgacaggataataaccctcaccctacacatactcttcctgcttactggggag gattacacagtagtgaagaagtcctctagtgggcgctgtggggcccctgggggtgaaggatggggaagaaccctgagcccaatcccggggcccctgatacatgaggaaatggaggaagagaagatcctagaagtcaccaacaagatggtggagctgctgagtggagag gttcctataaggtgtcaggacgtggcggtctatttctccatggaggagtgggagtatgtagaaggacacaaggatcagtacaaggatgtgatgctggaggatcagcagcccctcccatcagcag tcagatccagtaagagaacagcaccagagagatgtccccgtcctcttctcccacaggatcaggatcag ATCACGAATCAGGATGAAAAAATAAACTATACTGATTGTAAAAACACTATAGTAaataaagaagaagagacagatgtgagcagtgatgagcagtataaggaggacatcactacagggaaagATCTGAACTCTATTAATACTACAGACATAaaggtaaaagaagaagagacaggtGACGGCAGTTATGAGCACTATAAGCGGGACATTTCTGCCGGTAAGAATCTGAACTCTATTACTGATACCGACATAaagaaagaagagacagatgacagcagtgatgagcagtataaggaggagatcactacagggaaggatctgaattACATTAATGCTacgaacaaaataataaaagaagaagaggaagaagaagagacagatgacagcagtgatgagcagtataaggaggacatcactacaggtaaccgcccag gtgactgtacccggagatcagagggaaatcTGATATATTCAGGTTATAAAGCAGAGAAtcctatcacacaagatacatatgaagaacattctattaccccagatctaccctcagcccctcacagcatcGATCTGTCACCTGATCCTTATATACCAGTCCCATCTACTGATTCATCACAGATTACTAAGCAACATAAGGAGAAGacattttcatgtccagaatgtgggaaatgttttactcagaaatcagattttgttgaacatcaaagaattcacacaggaaaggggaaattttcatgttcagaatgtggaaaattgtGTACTcgtaaatcaaatcttgttaaccatcaaagaattcacacaggagagaagccattttcatgttcagaatgtgaaacGATTTTTTGA